Proteins encoded within one genomic window of Rhododendron vialii isolate Sample 1 chromosome 1a, ASM3025357v1:
- the LOC131325350 gene encoding transcription factor DUO1-like translates to MKPTGNNRGEILEIGDEIKKGPWNAEEDEVLVRHVNKYGPRDWSSIRSKGLLQRTGKSCRLRWVNKLRPNLKNGMKFSAEEERMVIELQGQFGNKWARIASCLPGRTDNDVKNFWSSRQKRLTRILRTPSTPRSSSSKLRTTNAVDVLQSNLPTLIEAPKLSSSPVSEEPSSLIDNDSQMIKIVPQPDRIKSDLIRCDQQLLDQSDFHLAVAKNLVDDSHPQFTFPSIPDLQQDFPPAFANEVPINFLDEFGNVDASEIGNIAQFPFAPSYLGPCLGGNCASAGRGRNANSAIFPDGFFCDFPADIFDHMEPIPSPSEWG, encoded by the exons ATGAAACCAACGGGTAATAATCGTGGTGAAATTCTAGAAATTGGGGATGAAATAAAGAAGGGGCCATGGAACGCAGAGGAAGATGAAGTACTGGTAAGGCATGTGAACAAGTACGGTCCAAGAGATTGGAGCTCCATTCGATCCAAAGGCCTTTTGCAGCGCACTGGCAAGTCCTGTCGACTCCGTTGGGTTAACAAACTCAGACCCAATTTGAAGAA CGGGATGAAGTTTTCAGCAGAGGAGGAGAGGATGGTGATAGAACTACAGGGGCAATTTGGGAACAAATGGGCAAGAATTGCCTCATGTTTACCGGGGAGGACAGACAACGATGTCAAGAATTTTTGGAGTAGCAGGCAAAAGAGATTGACAAGGATTCTGCGAACACCATCAACACCAAGATCCTCGTCATCCAAATTGCGCACCACTAACGCAGTTGATGTTCTTCAGTCTAACTTGCCAACACTCATAGAG GCACCAAAGTTGAGTTCTTCACCAGTGTCGGAGGAGCCATCCTCCTTAATTGACAACGATTCCCAAATGATCAAGATTGTACCACAACCTGATCGTATAAAGTCCGATTTGATCAGGTGCGACCAACAGCTTCTTGATCAAAGTGATTTCCACCTGGCTGTTGCGAAGAATCTGGTCGATGATTCACACCCACAATTTACTTTCCCTTCAATTCCAGACCTCCAACAGGATTTTCCACCGGCATTCGCAAATGAAGTCCCAATCAACTTTCTAGACGAGTTTGGAAATGTTGATGCTTCTGAGATTGGAAACATAGCACAGTTCCCATTTGCGCCATCATATTTAGGACCGTGTTTGGGAGGAAATTGTGCCAGTGCTGGGAGGGGAAGAAATGCAAATTCTGCGATTTTCCCGGATGGATTCTTCTGCGATTTCCCAGCAGATATATTCGATCATATGGAGCCAATTCCGAGCCCATCAGAGTGGGGATGA
- the LOC131325360 gene encoding uncharacterized protein LOC131325360, with amino-acid sequence MAAFKLNPNAKEWHPSVESPVENRSLYMTFSNGYPLSEFQIHRFFMARGFGAYVEKIDIHQPRDTDYPLFGKITFKLSCVPALILNGEEKVKYCIDGRTVWCKKYNRKANLKA; translated from the exons ATGGCCGCTTTCAAACTGAACCCCAATGCAAAGGAATGGCACCCTTCCGTTGAATCCCCGGTGGAAAACCGGTCACTCTACATGACCTTCTCCAATGGTTATCCACTCTCCGAATTTCAAATTCACCGTTTTTTCATGGCACG GGGATTCGGGGCGTACGTGGAAAAGATCGATATACACCAACCGAGGGATACCGATTACCCGTTATTTGGAAAGATCACTTTCAAACTTTCATGTGTGCCAGCGCTGATACTGAATGGTGAAGAGAAGGTCAAGTATTGCATTGACGGCCGCACtgtttggtgcaaaaaatacAATCGCAAGGCCAATTTGAAGGCTTGA